The sequence CTAATGCCTTGTTGGTGGGAACGGATTTTATTGAGGGGGTAGAGCGAACTTGTAGGAAGGTTTTGATCAGGTCATAAGATGGTATGGGGCGACAAGTATTGTTCATGTATTCTTGATGTGGAATAGGAAGGCTTTCGGAGGTGGAAGAATGCCAATCATCGGTATGTTTGTGATGTAAGGAAAATAATTAATCGTGCCCATCGGTTGTATTTGTGTTTTCCTTGTTTTTTCTGAGATCGTGTTGCCAACTCTTAAGCTTTAAATGTATGCGAGTGCTGAAAAGTAGTGGTAAAGTATACGTGTGATGTATTGCGGTTGAGTGGAATCAAAGGGCGGATTGTTTTTTTCTTTTCGTTCTACCCCTAAAGGATTTGATTGGGAATATAGAGGTCTTTGCGATTAGGTGTACCATTCTTTTGGTAGTTTTAGAGTTGGGAAATCTGTGTTGTCTGCATCGAGGGGATGCGGGAATTGCTTCGTTGGAACTGCTTTCGCAATTCGCCTTCGATCATAAAAAGTAAATTCAATTAACGGCGGTATCCTGATGCCTTGCTTCGCGAAAACTGGTCGGCAGTTGTTGGGGTGCATGTGAACGCAAGCGTGGGTAGATAATATTTTTTCGAACACGCGAGATGCTATGCGGTAAAAGGGCCTGTTCCAGAGTTGATCAAGATAATGAAATTCTACGACAATAATCCTAAACTTTGACATTCCTTCGGGTGAAATGTTTAATATTGTTTCGTATTCGGCGCCCTCAATGTCCATCTGCAATAAGAGGTCCGAATTCAAGGGTGGCTTTAATAGTGATATGCATTTGTCGATCGTTATGTATGTTTCGTCGTTGTAGGAACCGACATGCTTTTTTAAAAAAGAGAAGTTTGGGTGATTCGATGGTGGTTGGTCCACGGTTCGATCAGCCAACATTACTTTCATTCCTCTCTCTGCACAATCGATTTCGAAGTCCGAAACGGTGCTAACGCCCGGAGAAATGCAGGCGTAAATGTCCTTGAGGTCGTCGGGTACAAGGTATCCTCCGTCGCAGCTGGGACCAAGGCGTATTAGGTTCTTCTCAGCGGAGACTGGTCTTAAAAGACGTAATAGGTTCTCGATATCCCGCTTCTGTGTCGCTACAGTCGGAAACCCTCGTACGGGACCGAGTAGTTTAGAGCATATGTTAGTTGCAAGTGTTTTGAGGGTGCGATTCATTTGCTTTGTCTTTCTTGACCTATGATATTCACGTTTCTTGTTGTCTGTATTCCCTATACTGTAGAGGTCGTCTTTTAGTGTCGCTCAAGTCTTTTGTGTTTGGTTGGGTTTCGTTGCCGACTGAACTGCCGATTATGAATGCAAGGCCAATCCATAAGGGTTTAACGAGGAAGTAAGTTTGAGAGGATATGATTAGGAAAAAGAATATAATTAGGAGTGGTGGTTTTGACTGCCTTGGAGCGCGATGCACAAAAGAAAGATAAACGATGAAGAGTACTAGAAACAGACTGCTTGCTCCAATTATGCCAGAGCCATACAATGCCCTTAGGATTTCGTTGTGAGGGTTTTCAACGAAGTATCCTCTTCCTAGTAGGAAGCTCGTTGTGTCCTCAAGCCATCCTGCAAGGCTTGATGATATTAAATCAATTCTGTGGCTGTCGGTACTGGTACCGGCATTGGAGATTCTGAATACTAGGGACAGTAGCAAATTTGGAGCGGTTAGAAGTATAAAGGCAGCTATTGAAAAGGGGATGATTGCGACAAGTAAGCTTCGAAGCCTGGGTAGCTTGGTGGGGGGGCGTTGCAGGGTTTGGACTATTAAGCATGTAAGCAGTGAAAGAATGATCGCTACGATTGGAGTTCGGGAGGAAAATAATAAAGAAGCACTGAAAATTGTGCTAGAGCAAAGGATAGCGAGTGCGAGTTTAGGTAAGTCGCCATCACGATTGTGCTTTTGTAGGTCTATAAGAGAGATTGCGAAAAATAGCATCAAGCCAATGGCTGTAGTGTTCGGGTCGGATTTCGCTATTCCTTCACGTCCTGCTTGGCTGGAGGAAATAGCTTCGGCCGCTACAACGAACCTTCCACTTTCTATGGAATTCCAGCCGGTGTTAAGGTAACGATATATAAAGAACGCACCAACGATGGTTGCCGCTAGCACTGACAGCTTTCTCAGTATATCAAAGTTGTGCTTGTAGGCGATAGGTATTAGTATTGAGGATAGGGCGTAGGACGTGCTGGCGATTAGAGCGTTTTTTGAGCTCACCAGGTCGTTTGATAAAACCGTTGCAAGCGTTGAGGTAATGAGATATAAAAGAATTGCTGCGATGTAGGCGATTTCATTGGGTGAGACTCGTTTGTGTGGTTCCAGAGATATACATATAGATAGGCTTATGCATGTAATAGCTCCGAGGAGGATGTCTAACTGTATTCCGGCAACCAAGACAGGGTACGGTCCTACGGCCGTGTATCCAAGATAGCCGATTGTAGGAACCGTTGCGAGATGACAGATTGCTGGGGCTCTTTGCATTTGGGATTTGTTGTTGTCTTGTTCTTTATGAATTGGTTGTGCAGCCTCTTGTGATACTGTTCACGGAGTTTGTTGGTTTGTCGTGGTTCTGTCTTAGGGGTGCTTTTTATTCGTCCGATTGTGTATTATCATTTTTAGTAATCTTGCTAGCTTTATTGCCTCTGTCCTGGCGCATTTAGATACTAATATCAGCGATAGGGCGTATGAGGTGACTAGCAGTATTGTGGATATAAAGAGCGTTGGCCAGTTTTCGATGTTGCTGAGAGGGGTGCTGTTGTGTATAATTATGGAAAGTGCGCCGGCAGTGGGTCCGGATGCTATCGATTTTATGTCTAATAATCGATTGTGATTACGAGTTATATGCGAGGATAGGCTCTTGTACATTAAGGGGATGTATATCAAAGATGAACTGGCTAGGGGTGCAGCAATAATTCCTATGATTCCAAATAAATGGTTGCCAGCTAGTGCGAATGCCAACACCGTTATGCTGTGCATCAGGACATGTCTGTTGGCTGAACGGATGCAACCTGTAGAGAATAGAAGTTCGTTTAGCGTATGTAGTGAGATTGTGGTTATGACGCTTAAGGATATAATGAAATTTATTGTGTTTCCAGCATATATATCGGTTCCGACCCATAGGCGAGTAAATGTTGGGTTTAACGTATATATGCATGAAGCGACAAGGAATGAAGACCAGGATAGGTAGTTAAATAGCTTACGTATGACTTTTTCGACGGTCTCTATTTGCCCATCGCCTATCGCGTGAGAGAGCGAAGGCTTAAATGACGTGCTTGCTCTCTGAAGCGGCATTATTGATGCCTTTTGTGCCCGTTGTGTGACCGAGAATTCTGTTGATTGCAGTGGTGAATGAAGATTGGCGATTAGAATTGTTTCTATGTTTAAGATCATGCCATAGATCGATTGGGAAAAGAAACTCTCTAAGGCTGATTTACCAAGGTGCTTAAATGATGAAAGTGAGGGTGTCTTGTAGTTATGTCCGCTTTTCTTTAAAAGAGTTAGTAGTAATATGCCACGAGACGTGGCGTATACAGCCGCTCTTGCGAGGTAGGAAATTGCCAGGGAGTAGACTCCGAAGTCACTCGTAAGACAGTAGAAGAGGCTGGCTAGGCCGACTATACTCGCGATGACCGGTAGAAAACTATTTAATCGGCTGGATTGCAGACCGTAGCATGCAGATCCAAAAAAGTGTCCCAAAATTAGGAAAGCAGTCGCAACAATTGCTATTTGTATCGTCAGTTTTATTGCTGCGAGATCATCGTCTCTCGTAAGGCCGCTAAGTTTGGCTGCCTCGGGCGATAGAGAGAGGCCTATTGTTATGATGACAGCGAAGGACAAAGCCGCTAGGATTAGACCCGTGTTTAGGAATTCGCTGGTTTTTTGATGTCTGCCTTGCCCCTCTGACTGTGCGACCCGTTGTTGGAGCACACCTGATATTCCAAGGTCGAGCATTGATAGGAGAGCTAGCAGGTTGCCGCTAGCAAGCCAACCTCCGTATAGTTCCGCAGATACGTAGTGTAATATCAGTGGAACCATAACGATTCCTTGGCAGATGGATATTCCTATTTGTATGTTCTGGAACGTGAAGCTCCATAGGGTATTGGATTTCCTTGAGGGTCTCATCAGTCATTAAACGATGCTGTCGGCAAACGGAGTTGTTGGGAGCGGCTGGTTTCATTCCAATCAGCATGGAAGGGGATGTGGGTTAAAAGTGGAGGTCTGTTGCGATCGTTTTAATCATGACGTTTTTTTTGGGGGGGTGAAACCTGTTTTAAACTATGTTCTTGCGTTCGATTAGATGTAGAGATTGCAGCACGGCTGTGCTGTTGGTTGATTGTTAGCATGTAGTTGGAGAGATTGCTGGATGATCTAGACGTGTGTTTTTTATTGAAGATTATGTTCTCGGTTTGGGGCAGTGCAAAAAGTCCGATTGGATTGTTGTGCTGAGTGTCTAATGTTCTATGTCGAGGCACTGATCATTTGGTCCACTACTGTATTGGCTTCTATCTGTCTTAAATGTACTGACGAGTAAGGTGTTGGAAAATTTCAGCCTAGTTACGTTTTTTTTTCTCCGACGAAGTCTCCCCTGGGTTTGTATTGAAAGTAAAAGACCGTAGTTCTGGCCATTGGGTCTATATTGGATGCATTATTAGGTTTTTAAGCTGTATCGGGAGTTCGTGTTGCTTTGATTTTATATGCGTAGTATGTGCTTGTTGTTTAAATTAGTATTTGGGTGTCAGTCGGATTATGTCTGACGCAATTAGTGTGTCGTAGTTGCCGTTCTCTTCCACTATTTCTAACAAGCGTTTTAGTGTGGGGTAGCCGTTTTCGCCGTTGAATAGCCTAGCGTCGTCAATCAGAATTGTGTGTTGATTTATTGGGTGATTAAATATTGTTATCAATTCCTCAATTATAGGGGTGTCAACTTCGGGTTGAGCTGTTTTGCCTCCGCTGGAATGTCCGTCTAGCCAGAAAACAATACGCTTGTTTTCTCGTTCAATTACCTCTTTGAGTAGTTTGCCGCTATTGCCTTGCAGTACTTGGATGTTCTTGTATTTAGATAGATTCTTTTTTGCTTCTGTGTAGTAGTGCTTCGAAAGCTCTATGGTTATGCAGCGTTTTCCCGTCTTGGCAATGTATTCAACTGTATCGCCGCGGTATGTACCAGTTTCGACGAAAACTTCTGGGTCTTGTGTTTTGACGTAGTGCTTGATAATATTGAGCTTCGTGATTTGTGGAGCGGGTCCGGTTGTTCCGTTCTTGAGCCAGTTATGGAGTTTTTTCTTTTGGCAAAATTTTAGTATTAAGTAAAAGGTGCCAGTTTTTTTTGCCAGTGATCTTAATGGTGAAGAATTGATCATTGTTTAATGCCTAGTGGCTTGAGTTGGTTGTATGTTATGTTTGAGATAATTTGTTTTATATGGAAGATGATGTTTTTGGGGGTGGCTTGGAGGCTGAGGTTGTCTGACTTCGCAAGTCGCGTTGAAATTTGTTTGGTTGAGGCGTCATTAAACTGGAGTTGTGCCTTTCGCGGTGGTCGAAGACGCCATCGGGAATGCTTGTGGATACGTGACGATTGTCTTCTGTTAAGGTAAGGGTTCAGCTTTCTTGGTATAAATTCTTGCGTGAGGAACGTGTAGGGTTGAGATACCGGGGTTCGAACGAGAGAAACCGCATTTGGCTGCGCATGCAGTCATCAGCATGGCGAGTAGCCTCTTTCTAGGGAGCTGCGTGGGTTTAGGGAGCTAGACAATAACCTGCATCTATTTGTTTTCTCGCACCAATTCATTGTGAAAAAAGTTGATTTATATCTGATTTAGATACGGTGGTGAACTTGAGGTTTTAACGCACCTTTTATCAGGAGGCCTTATGGGTTTTTTGTGAATGTGTAAATTCCGCATCCGTACTCACAGCCAAAACTCATTTCGAAATCAACAGTGTTTGGGTTTTCGGGTTTGATTAGATCGCCTTGGTCGTTGACATAAGAAAACGAAGTGAGGGTGCATTTCCCCTCAAGCAATTTTATCGGCGTGATGGCATTGAAAACTCGATGTGCGTTGAATTCGATTCTTTCGCTTCCAATGGGTAGCGAAAGGTAAAGTGTACCGTTTGCTTTGAGAAGTTCCAGAATGTTCGACAGTCCTTTTTTCGTTCCATCGATATCTATCGGATCTCCGTAGCGTCCAAGTCCGAAGTGCTCGATGGCATGCAGGCATGATATTGAATCGGTGGAGTCTTTTAGTGCGTGGTTTGGACGCATCAAATCGGATTGAATAAATGTTATATTGGGTATAGACTGTTTCGTTGGCCTGATATCTAAGACTTCGATTTTTCTGAAACTGGCCACGTTGGAGACGAAACCGTCGATTCTGGATCCTATGTCGATATGGCGTTTTGGTGCTTCTGAGAATATGTATTGTGCAACAAGTAAATCTTGATGAAAATAGTGACTGCGAGTGGTTCCGCTTTCAGTGTCTTTGTCTCTCAGCTTGGGGTAAGGAAACGTGAAACGAATTTTAACTGGTTGAGATTTCGATTGGGATCTTATCTTGAAGTAGTCTCTTAAGTACCAAGGGAGCGACCTCGTGGAGCGTATGAATTTGATGGGCTCAATGCCGAACTCACTTAAGATTCTGTAAAGTTTTTTAAGGATTTTACGCGGGGAATTAATGAATTTTGACATCAGAAAGAATTAAGAGGTTTAGTGGTCGGATATGTATTGCTCCAAAGCTATTTCGTCTAATTTAGGAAGGTGGCTTAAGAGGAGGGGTGGGAAAGATGGTCAGGCTTTAGTTGTTGATATTACAGCTTGCGGGTCCATGCTTGCTTTGGGGTTATGTAATATCATGTGGTGTTACTGAGGATTTGTTGGTATATGTGAATTGGTACGGCATTAGGTGGTTGGTGTCGCTCTGCTCAGGTCGATGCGAATGTTGTAGCTGGGTTCGGAGTCTCTCAGGGTGAATCGCTGTGCGGCGAGGATACCTTTTGGCTTAACAGGCATTGGGTGGGAGAGATTCTAGCGACTATTTGAATAGGGAATAGCGAGTGAAGAAGTGGAGCCGTATAGAACTGATCGGCTGTGTTCACTACGATTATATTCTTGAAGGAGTCAAAAGTAAGGTTGGTGGTGTTTGACCTGTGTATGTTCCTAGATTGATTGGGCGTTCTCTCTCTTGGCGCCCCCGAGGAATTTGCTGACGACGGGAAAGAGTAAGTCGGCTTTCTTTGTCCAGGAGGTGATAGTGTCGATGCGATCGCTTACGGTGGCGGTGGAGTTTTCGTTTTGTCGGGCGATTTCCTTGAGACGAGTGGTTCCGTCCTTCAGCTGTGGGCGGATGCGCTGGCGGATGAATCCGTCGGCTATGTGGCGGAGGGAGAGTTCGGGGGTGAAGTGGTCGCGGCGGTCGCCGGGGAGGTAGGTGGGGTTGAGGGCGTTGATGCTGCGCAGGAAGCGGATGCCTTGGCTGGCGGAGCCTTTGCTGATTTGCAGCTTCTCAACCACGTGGTCGAGAGCGAGGGGCTGCTCGCTGGCGAAATAGAGGCCGTAGATCTCGCCGACCGACTTGGGCAGTCCGAAGGCTTGGGCGGCGTTGACGAAGAAGGCGATGAGTTCTGATTCTAAATCCGAAATCCGAGGTTCTAAATCTGAAGTCTTCTCTCTCTTGTTCACTGCAGTTTTGTTGAAAATTGGAACTTCTAGGGGCTTACATCCGAAATCCGAGGTTCTAAATTTGAATTCTTAAGTTGGAGATCCGAAGTCTGAAGTTTGTTTGGATTTCGAGCTTAAGATTTAGAATTTCTCTTTCGCGTTTTTGCGGATGGTGAAAAGGATCTTGGTGAGTTCAATCGATTCATCGTGCAACGCATTGAGTTTGTCCCGAGGGCCCAAATCCGATTCTGCTAGGAGTTCGAGCCAGTAGGTCGTTTCACTCGCCTCTTTCAGACAGATTGAGATTTTTGCCGCGAAATCTGCTTTCGAATGGGCCATGTCTGCTTCGCGGTAGTTTGCACCAATAGATGTTGCTGATCGGATGAGCTGTTTACTTAGGATCTGTCCGGATGTTGTTTTTGATATGCGAGTGCAGAGTTCGATCGTGTCGAGAGCGAAGTGTTTGGTTCTCTTTTTCAGGTCTTGCATGGTTGTTTGAGGCCCGAAGTTCTAGGATTCGAAAGCCGAAGGTGAAGGCGTGTCCGAAAAGTCTTAGCTCTCCACTCCGAGGACGTCGGTTTGTGCTAAGCTGCAGGGTCAGCTCAAATTCGGATTTTGGATTTGGAGTCTTTGGTTTCGAATTTGGATTTGGAAATTAGATCCTCGGATTTAGTCCCTAGGGTCGCGTGATGGGAAATGCGGAAACTACTGAAGGAAGGTTCAGGGAGTTCAAGAAAAAATGAACAAAATGGATTTTCGAAAGAGGGATTAACCGCAGAGGGCGCTGAGTGCGGGGAGGACTGATGAGGAGAGAGGGGTGCTGAGCGGTGGGGAGGGAATTGTGAGCAGTGTCGCCTCAGCGCGGCGACCTACAGTTGGGGGCTGGTGTGGAGAGGGGCGAGGGTGAAGGGGGGTGATTGTGAAGATGACCGCCTAGCGAGCAGCGGTGCTTTCGGCAGGATGATTAGACAGACCTGGGGGAACTGAACCATGATCGGGTTGGACTGAATGTGCCGGAGACGTCGCGTGTCGTCGCCTTGCTCGAGTGTCACGATTGTTCGATACCACCTCGGGATTTGGTAGATGCGCCCTGAGAGGGTGATGCTCTTGTTGCGCTGGGATTTGGGCTGGAGGTGCTTGGGAGTTTCGCTAACGATCGAGGGTGATGGCGATGGACTTTGAGCTGGTAGTGCAGAGGGTGTTGGGGGGATTTGAGGAGGCGGGGGTTCGGTATGGCTTGATCGGTGGGTATGCTCTGGGGCTTTGGGGGGCGACTCGAGCGACCATCGATTTGGATTTCCTTCTATTGGTCGATGACTTGCAGAAGGCGGAAGCAATCTTGGGAGAGTTCTCCTATCAATGTGTGTTCAAGAGTGAGAATGTGGCCCAGTATGCGTCTGATCTGGCTCCTTTTGGGCAAATCGATGTATTGATCGCTAGACGGGAGATTTCGAAGGGGATGTTGAAGCGATCTGTAGGAAGAGAATCGGCCGCGGGCGCGATGCGGGTGCTGCAACCGGAAGATTTGATTGGCCTTAAGCTTCAGGCTTTAGTGAACGATCCGAGTAGGGAGGCTGGGGAGCTTGAGGATATGAGAGCTTTGCTGCGGGCGGCGAAGAGCGTGGGGCGTGGAGTTGATTGGGAATTGCTGGAAGACTACTTTGGACTTTTCGATAGGACTGAAACGCTGGAGAGATTGAGGAGCGAACATGGCTAGGCTGAGTGAGGACGAGAAAGCGGATTTTTTGGCAGATGGCCTGTCGGCAAGTAGGCGGGAGGATTTTCGGAAGTTGAAAGCGGGGACCCAAAAGGCGTTGTCGGTTGACGAGTTTCTCGCGTTTCTGAACTGGTCTCAGCAGTTTATGACGGAGGATGTTTCGAAGCGCGGGCCGATCAAGGGAACCAAGTGGCTGTTGTGAGGTTTGTGTTTCGTTCTAGGATAGGGAGTTTGGGGTAACCGCTGAGGACGCGGAGCGGGCGGAGGTTTTTATGACCGCTAAATACGCTAAGCTTCGCGAAAA is a genomic window of Pelagicoccus sp. SDUM812003 containing:
- a CDS encoding FkbM family methyltransferase — encoded protein: MNRTLKTLATNICSKLLGPVRGFPTVATQKRDIENLLRLLRPVSAEKNLIRLGPSCDGGYLVPDDLKDIYACISPGVSTVSDFEIDCAERGMKVMLADRTVDQPPSNHPNFSFLKKHVGSYNDETYITIDKCISLLKPPLNSDLLLQMDIEGAEYETILNISPEGMSKFRIIVVEFHYLDQLWNRPFYRIASRVFEKILSTHACVHMHPNNCRPVFAKQGIRIPPLIEFTFYDRRRIAKAVPTKQFPHPLDADNTDFPTLKLPKEWYT
- a CDS encoding DUF268 domain-containing protein, yielding MSKFINSPRKILKKLYRILSEFGIEPIKFIRSTRSLPWYLRDYFKIRSQSKSQPVKIRFTFPYPKLRDKDTESGTTRSHYFHQDLLVAQYIFSEAPKRHIDIGSRIDGFVSNVASFRKIEVLDIRPTKQSIPNITFIQSDLMRPNHALKDSTDSISCLHAIEHFGLGRYGDPIDIDGTKKGLSNILELLKANGTLYLSLPIGSERIEFNAHRVFNAITPIKLLEGKCTLTSFSYVNDQGDLIKPENPNTVDFEMSFGCEYGCGIYTFTKNP
- a CDS encoding four helix bundle protein; the protein is MQDLKKRTKHFALDTIELCTRISKTTSGQILSKQLIRSATSIGANYREADMAHSKADFAAKISICLKEASETTYWLELLAESDLGPRDKLNALHDESIELTKILFTIRKNAKEKF